A stretch of DNA from Methylogaea oryzae:
AGTGGGCGGTGCAGCAAATGGGTTTGATGAAAGCCGGCATCCGCTTGCCCCTCACTTGGCTGTCGGACCCTTGCCATGAAGCGGTGCGGTCGGCCATGCGGCAGGCGGGAGTCATTTGAACGTTATGAATCGTTTTCTTAAAGCGACGACGGCCAGTGCGTTGGCCATGGGGCTGAGCGCTTGCAGCACGGTGCAAAGCTGGTTCCCCGACAAGCAGAAGGAATACCGCTACAGCACGGAAATTCCGCCGCTGGAAATTCCCCCCAATCTGGTCGGTACGATGGACGGGCCGCCCGGCTATGCGGACGAGCCCCCCGAGCCCGTCCCTGCCGCCGCGGCGGCAGGGACGGCGGCGGCCGGCGCGGCGCCTCCCTCCCCGGCGGGCGCCATTGCCGACAGTCCCATCGGCAAGTACCGGCCGTCCCCGGTGGGCGCGGAGCTGACTGCCGTCCTGGCCAAGGACTCCACCAGCCCCCATATCGCCATCGAAGCGCCTTTCCCCAACGCCTGGACCATGGTGGACAAGGCCATCAATCGCCTGCGCCTGGAAATCAAGGACAAGAACCGTTCGCAGAAAGTGCTGTACGTCTAT
This window harbors:
- the bamC gene encoding outer membrane protein assembly factor BamC encodes the protein MNRFLKATTASALAMGLSACSTVQSWFPDKQKEYRYSTEIPPLEIPPNLVGTMDGPPGYADEPPEPVPAAAAAGTAAAGAAPPSPAGAIADSPIGKYRPSPVGAELTAVLAKDSTSPHIAIEAPFPNAWTMVDKAINRLRLEIKDKNRSQKVLYVYYSENAKPFEPSWSDDLLAPFGGSKHRDDEREYQVRLEDLGDVLTKVRVFDGAGEKAQAEGEGYQLLQLIQKKIVALSEPEPDRRRGETTPENERPGDEEDAP